The proteins below are encoded in one region of Methanosarcina barkeri 3:
- a CDS encoding PKD domain-containing protein: MKGKKCVRRFRGQTLNKVLGITVLTFLMLVSIAGASPFAYITNSESNSVSVIDATTNKVTTTIPVGSNPTGVAINPNGTKVYAVNARSSDVSVIDTATNSVVATVRAGNFPQGIVVSPNGKKVYVTNRYSNNVSVIDAGANTVVSTLNTGKSPAGVAVSPDGKKLYVTNYEDNTVSIFDTTTKTVITTISVGRGPKEISVTPDGTRVYVANSDSKSISVIDTATNSVTNTLTVGRIPSGVAVTPDGKKVYVTNNDEYFSTVSVIDTVTNKITAAIPVGSGPVGIAVTPDGKKVYVAISFYNTVSVIDTATNAITATVLVENSPYASGQFIGSIPIEPVYPLANFSSNITSEYVFPSVPVQFTDLSKDATKWVWDFGDGSGSTKQNPAHTYSATGIYTVSLTVSNPNGTDSKLATVNVVPNGYPAPSYAFITNLNSNTVSVINTGNNTLTATVPVGTEPFGAAVSPDGTKVYVTNTKYGNRGTVSVIDTAINKVTAIVDVGYKYSPCGIAVTPDGKKLYVADRDIKGVSVIDTFTNTVIATVPVGVNPLGVAITPDGKKVYVANRYSNTVSVIDTSTNAVIATVEVGSGPCGVTVNQMGTVLYVTNCESNTISIVDISTNTVTATVPVGKWPMGVTVTPDGTKVYVVDEGSNNVSVIDTATKNVIATVKVGKNPYGIAVTPDGTKIYVANSGDSDNLGSTASVIDTVTDRVISTVNTGFSPTAFGQFIGPLPAQPDYPAANFSSNLTSGYAPLSVQFTDFSKNADGWNWNFGDKSTSTQQNPAHTFLRAGNYNVTLTVNNKNGTDSKIATITVLAQPGFSVSPTSGKSPLSVSFTDQSTGSPASWKWDFGDGTNSTEKNPVHIYRKAGKYSVTLTLNETGNKTEVTKSSYITISNGYEAPIAAFSASPTSGKTPLSVSFTDQSTGSPTSTKWTFGDGTYSTGKNPVHTYSKAGLYSITLAVSNADGSSTLTKTGYILVSNVLNPPVPGFSASLTSGKSPLTVDFIGQSTGLQTERKWSFGDGNTSTEKNPVHTFNKSGLYSVTLTASDEIGSNALTKTGYIAVSSDLSIPVTSFSASPTSGKSPLTVSFNGQSTGSPTAWKWNFGDGSNSTEKNPVHTYNESGLYSVKLTASNSNGSNALTKTGYIAVVSNVSNTSVTSFSASPTSGKVPLTVNFTDKSTGKPSSWKWTFGDGDNSTEMNPVHTYNKSGNYTVALTTTSEGGSDKVQKSNYISVVSVNGSVVSGPDHTVPVTAFSATPTAGSMPLTVSFTDQSTGSPASWRWTFGDGTTSADKNPVHTYNKSGRYTVTLTASSANGSNALTKTGYIYVSNVLAAPVTSYFASPTSGNMPLVVRFTDQSTGAPTAWRWAFGDGNTSTDKNPVYTYNKSGRYTVTLTAINANGSSALTKSSYIAVSSVLAAPAASFSASPVSGKAPLAVGFTDQSTGSPASWKWDFGDGSNSTEKNPVHTYNESGLYSIKLAVSNSNGSNALTKTDYIAVSGILNAPVTSFSASPTSGKTPLTVSFTDQSTGSPTSWRWVFGDGNTSTEKNPVHTYNKSGLYSVTLTASNVNGSNALTKTGYIAVSNSLAAAFSASPGSGPAPLNVSFTDNSTGLPNTWKWDFGDGNNSTEKNPVYVYNKTGRYTVSLTVNNSESISTETRPRYIIVN, translated from the coding sequence ATGAAAGGAAAGAAGTGTGTTAGAAGGTTTAGGGGACAGACCTTAAATAAAGTTTTGGGGATAACGGTACTTACTTTTTTAATGTTGGTGAGCATTGCAGGAGCCTCGCCATTTGCATACATTACAAATTCAGAGAGTAACAGTGTCTCTGTAATTGATGCGACTACAAACAAAGTTACAACTACAATACCCGTAGGATCCAACCCTACTGGAGTTGCAATTAACCCGAATGGGACAAAGGTTTACGCAGTAAATGCTCGTAGCAGTGATGTATCTGTAATCGATACGGCAACAAATAGTGTTGTAGCTACTGTGCGTGCAGGAAATTTTCCACAGGGAATTGTAGTCAGTCCCAACGGAAAAAAAGTTTATGTGACAAACCGTTATAGTAATAATGTTTCTGTAATTGACGCCGGTGCAAACACCGTTGTAAGTACATTGAATACTGGAAAATCTCCTGCTGGAGTAGCGGTAAGTCCGGATGGAAAAAAGTTATATGTTACAAATTATGAGGATAACACAGTTTCTATATTTGACACTACCACAAAAACCGTTATAACCACGATATCCGTAGGAAGAGGCCCTAAAGAAATTTCGGTCACACCGGACGGAACTAGAGTATATGTTGCGAACTCAGATAGTAAAAGCATTTCTGTGATTGACACGGCGACAAACAGCGTTACGAATACATTGACGGTAGGGAGAATTCCTTCTGGAGTTGCAGTTACTCCAGATGGAAAAAAGGTGTATGTGACCAATAATGATGAGTATTTCAGCACTGTCTCTGTAATTGACACTGTAACAAATAAAATTACAGCTGCGATACCCGTAGGTTCCGGTCCTGTGGGAATTGCAGTCACTCCGGATGGAAAAAAAGTATATGTAGCTATCAGTTTCTATAACACTGTTTCTGTAATTGACACTGCAACCAACGCTATTACAGCCACGGTGCTTGTAGAAAACAGTCCTTATGCTTCGGGCCAGTTTATAGGTTCCATCCCAATAGAACCAGTTTATCCTTTAGCGAACTTCAGCAGCAATATCACATCGGAATATGTTTTCCCTTCTGTACCTGTACAGTTTACGGATCTCTCAAAAGATGCAACTAAATGGGTCTGGGATTTTGGAGACGGGTCTGGTTCAACAAAGCAGAACCCTGCGCATACTTATTCTGCAACAGGAATCTATACTGTAAGCCTGACAGTAAGCAATCCAAACGGCACAGACTCAAAGCTTGCTACGGTAAATGTTGTACCAAATGGTTATCCTGCGCCTTCGTATGCATTTATTACAAATCTCAACAGCAACACTGTTTCTGTAATTAACACAGGAAATAACACGCTTACAGCTACAGTGCCCGTAGGGACCGAGCCTTTTGGGGCTGCAGTGAGTCCGGATGGAACAAAAGTATATGTGACAAATACTAAATACGGCAACAGGGGTACGGTTTCTGTAATTGACACGGCAATAAATAAGGTTACAGCTATAGTGGATGTAGGCTATAAATACAGTCCCTGTGGAATTGCAGTCACCCCGGACGGGAAAAAACTGTACGTAGCAGATCGTGATATCAAAGGTGTCTCTGTAATTGATACATTTACAAACACTGTTATAGCCACGGTGCCTGTAGGAGTTAATCCGCTAGGGGTTGCAATTACACCGGATGGGAAAAAAGTATATGTGGCAAACCGTTATAGCAACACTGTCTCTGTAATTGATACCAGCACAAACGCTGTTATAGCAACTGTGGAAGTTGGATCTGGCCCCTGTGGAGTTACAGTTAACCAGATGGGAACAGTACTGTATGTGACTAATTGTGAAAGTAATACTATTTCTATAGTTGATATATCTACAAACACTGTTACAGCCACAGTGCCTGTGGGAAAATGGCCTATGGGAGTTACAGTAACTCCTGATGGGACAAAAGTGTATGTGGTAGATGAAGGCAGTAATAATGTCTCGGTAATCGATACCGCAACAAAAAATGTTATAGCAACTGTGAAAGTCGGAAAAAACCCTTACGGAATTGCAGTCACTCCGGATGGAACAAAGATATATGTAGCAAACTCCGGCGATAGTGATAATCTCGGAAGTACTGCCTCTGTAATTGACACAGTTACGGATAGGGTTATATCTACAGTAAACACAGGTTTCAGTCCTACTGCTTTCGGTCAATTTATCGGTCCTCTTCCGGCACAACCAGATTATCCCGCTGCAAACTTCAGCAGCAATCTCACATCAGGTTATGCTCCTCTTTCAGTCCAGTTTACGGATTTCTCGAAGAATGCGGATGGTTGGAACTGGAATTTTGGAGACAAATCCACTTCGACACAGCAGAATCCAGCACACACTTTCCTCAGAGCAGGGAATTACAATGTAACACTTACAGTAAACAATAAAAACGGTACTGATTCGAAAATTGCTACAATAACCGTTCTAGCACAACCGGGATTTTCTGTATCCCCAACTTCAGGAAAATCGCCACTTAGTGTTAGTTTTACCGATCAGAGTACAGGATCACCAGCCTCATGGAAATGGGATTTTGGAGACGGGACGAATTCAACAGAAAAGAATCCTGTGCACATATATCGAAAAGCAGGTAAATATTCTGTTACATTGACATTGAACGAAACTGGAAACAAAACTGAAGTAACGAAATCTAGCTATATAACTATCTCAAATGGATATGAAGCTCCTATCGCTGCTTTTTCTGCGTCCCCAACTTCAGGAAAAACACCTCTTAGTGTTAGTTTTACTGACCAGAGTACAGGATCACCAACCTCAACGAAGTGGACTTTTGGAGACGGAACGTATTCAACCGGGAAGAACCCTGTACATACGTACAGCAAAGCAGGATTATATTCTATTACATTAGCAGTAAGTAATGCCGATGGCAGTAGTACATTAACAAAAACCGGCTATATTCTTGTTTCAAACGTTTTAAATCCGCCTGTCCCAGGTTTCTCTGCATCTCTTACTTCAGGAAAATCGCCTCTTACGGTTGACTTTATTGGCCAGAGTACAGGCCTGCAAACTGAACGGAAATGGAGTTTTGGAGACGGGAATACTTCAACAGAAAAAAATCCTGTGCACACGTTCAACAAATCAGGACTTTATTCTGTAACATTGACAGCAAGTGATGAAATAGGCAGTAATGCCTTGACAAAAACCGGTTATATTGCTGTCTCAAGCGATTTAAGTATACCTGTTACCAGTTTCTCTGCGTCCCCAACTTCAGGAAAATCGCCTCTTACTGTTAGTTTTAATGGCCAGAGTACAGGGTCACCGACTGCATGGAAATGGAATTTTGGAGATGGAAGTAATTCAACAGAAAAGAATCCTGTACATACATACAACGAATCAGGGCTATACTCCGTTAAATTGACAGCGAGTAACTCAAACGGCAGCAATGCCTTGACAAAAACTGGTTATATTGCTGTCGTTTCAAACGTTTCAAACACTTCTGTTACCAGTTTCTCTGCATCCCCGACTTCAGGAAAAGTGCCTCTTACTGTTAATTTTACTGACAAAAGTACGGGAAAGCCAAGTTCATGGAAATGGACCTTTGGAGATGGAGATAATTCAACAGAAATGAACCCTGTACACACATACAATAAATCAGGGAATTATACTGTTGCTTTGACGACGACCAGTGAGGGAGGTAGTGATAAGGTGCAAAAATCAAACTACATAAGTGTAGTTTCTGTGAACGGTAGTGTGGTATCGGGTCCGGACCATACTGTTCCTGTCACCGCCTTTTCAGCAACTCCAACTGCAGGAAGTATGCCTCTTACTGTTAGTTTTACTGACCAGAGTACAGGTTCGCCAGCTTCATGGAGATGGACTTTTGGAGACGGAACCACCTCAGCAGATAAAAATCCTGTACACACATACAATAAATCCGGACGATACACTGTTACATTGACAGCGAGTAGTGCAAACGGCAGCAATGCCTTGACAAAGACAGGTTATATTTATGTGTCAAATGTTTTAGCTGCTCCTGTTACCAGCTATTTTGCATCCCCTACTTCCGGAAACATGCCTCTTGTTGTTCGTTTTACTGACCAGAGCACAGGAGCACCAACTGCATGGAGATGGGCTTTTGGAGACGGAAACACTTCAACAGATAAAAATCCTGTATACACATACAATAAATCCGGACGATACACTGTTACATTGACAGCGATTAATGCAAACGGTAGCAGTGCCTTGACAAAATCCAGCTATATTGCTGTCTCTAGTGTTTTAGCTGCTCCTGCTGCCAGCTTCTCTGCATCTCCTGTTTCTGGAAAGGCTCCACTAGCCGTTGGTTTCACTGATCAGAGCACAGGTTCGCCAGCTTCATGGAAATGGGATTTTGGAGACGGAAGTAATTCGACAGAAAAGAATCCTGTACATACATACAATGAATCAGGACTATACTCTATTAAATTGGCAGTAAGCAATTCGAACGGTAGCAATGCCTTGACAAAAACCGACTACATTGCCGTTTCAGGTATTTTAAATGCTCCTGTTACCAGTTTCTCTGCGTCCCCTACTTCAGGAAAAACACCTCTTACTGTTAGTTTTACTGACCAGAGCACAGGCTCACCAACCTCATGGAGGTGGGTTTTCGGAGATGGGAATACTTCAACAGAAAAGAACCCTGTGCACACATACAATAAGTCAGGACTATATTCTGTTACATTAACAGCAAGTAATGTAAATGGCAGTAATGCGTTGACAAAAACCGGTTATATTGCAGTTTCAAACTCTCTTGCTGCTGCTTTTTCAGCATCTCCTGGTTCAGGGCCTGCACCGCTTAATGTTAGTTTTACTGACAACAGCACAGGATTGCCAAATACATGGAAATGGGATTTTGGAGATGGAAATAATTCAACTGAAAAGAATCCTGTATATGTGTATAATAAAACAGGACGATACACTGTTAGTTTAACCGTAAATAATTCGGAAAGCATCAGTACTGAAACCAGGCCCAGATATATTATAGTTAATTGA
- a CDS encoding SufD family Fe-S cluster assembly protein produces MTQITLNTLSSEIKDMDSAYSVAGGDAAVLHDHELASLVISGNKVLNANGIKGIVLETKETEHGVDVKMTIKKGYKIPLPVHLCFGLIPQDGLQEIKMNFVAEEDSAVELVAHCTFPNAVKIIHRMEAQMHVGKNASLKYTETHFHGPHGGAQVIPKARVKIEEGGNYYNNFSLVSGRVGYLEFDYDVDAEKDSICEMVTKVYGKKDDKIRIMEKVSLNGENARSVIKSRLAITENAESEFRGITEGHAPRSRGHVDCLEVIQGNAKAEAVPIVRVDNPLAKVTHEAAIGCVDKKEVETLMARGLEEDDAIDIIVKGMLA; encoded by the coding sequence ATGACTCAAATAACTCTTAATACACTTTCCAGCGAAATCAAAGATATGGACTCAGCTTATTCGGTAGCCGGGGGAGATGCTGCAGTTTTACATGACCATGAACTTGCAAGCCTTGTGATAAGCGGAAACAAAGTACTTAATGCAAACGGGATAAAAGGAATTGTGCTTGAAACCAAGGAAACCGAACATGGAGTGGACGTTAAAATGACCATTAAGAAAGGATACAAAATTCCACTTCCTGTTCACCTTTGCTTCGGGCTTATTCCTCAAGATGGACTCCAGGAGATAAAGATGAATTTTGTAGCCGAAGAAGACTCGGCTGTTGAACTCGTCGCTCATTGCACGTTCCCTAATGCCGTAAAGATTATTCATAGAATGGAAGCTCAAATGCATGTAGGGAAAAATGCTTCATTAAAGTACACAGAAACTCACTTTCACGGACCGCATGGAGGAGCTCAGGTGATTCCGAAGGCACGTGTAAAGATAGAGGAAGGCGGTAATTATTACAATAATTTCTCCCTGGTCTCGGGAAGAGTAGGATATCTCGAATTCGACTACGATGTGGATGCCGAGAAAGATTCTATCTGTGAAATGGTTACCAAGGTTTATGGGAAAAAAGATGACAAAATAAGAATTATGGAAAAAGTGTCCCTTAATGGAGAAAATGCCAGAAGTGTGATCAAAAGTCGACTGGCCATTACCGAAAATGCGGAATCGGAGTTCAGGGGAATTACTGAAGGTCATGCACCAAGATCCAGAGGACACGTAGACTGCCTGGAGGTTATCCAGGGTAATGCAAAAGCCGAAGCTGTTCCCATTGTACGCGTCGATAACCCTCTGGCTAAGGTAACCCACGAGGCTGCAATAGGATGTGTAGATAAAAAAGAGGTCGAAACCCTCATGGCCCGCGGCCTTGAAGAAGACGACGCTATTGATATTATCGTAAAGGGAATGCTGGCCTGA
- a CDS encoding ABC transporter ATP-binding protein, producing MLSRDGKKILRGVNLEIGDREIHSIIGANGAGKSTLAYTLMGLQGYEHEEGSLIFNGEDISKLSITERARKGITLAWQEPARFEGLRVRDYLAIGAKGSGGVTEEELKEALRKVDLKPEKYLDREVGETLSGGERKRIELASIITMKPKLAILDEPDSGIDVVSLKEIVNLIQTFKENGSSVLVITHRKEIAAASDKASLMCEGVILRSGDPLEISEFFKNRCIPCDSRVSPPKAA from the coding sequence GTGTTGAGCCGTGATGGGAAGAAAATCCTCCGAGGGGTCAATCTCGAGATAGGCGACAGGGAAATTCACAGTATTATCGGCGCGAATGGTGCAGGAAAAAGTACTCTTGCCTATACCCTGATGGGACTCCAGGGTTACGAACACGAGGAAGGCAGCCTCATCTTTAATGGGGAAGATATTTCAAAACTTTCGATAACCGAACGTGCAAGAAAAGGCATTACCCTTGCCTGGCAGGAACCTGCCCGTTTTGAAGGGCTGAGAGTCAGAGATTACCTGGCAATTGGAGCAAAAGGTAGTGGAGGCGTTACTGAAGAAGAGCTAAAAGAAGCTCTGAGGAAAGTCGACCTTAAACCTGAAAAATATCTGGACAGGGAAGTTGGAGAGACGCTAAGTGGAGGCGAAAGAAAACGAATAGAACTTGCTTCCATAATTACAATGAAGCCGAAACTTGCAATTCTCGACGAGCCGGATTCAGGAATTGATGTTGTTTCCTTAAAGGAAATCGTAAATCTTATCCAGACTTTCAAAGAAAACGGTTCCTCGGTACTTGTAATAACTCACAGGAAGGAAATTGCAGCTGCTTCCGATAAAGCATCCCTTATGTGCGAAGGGGTTATTCTCAGGAGCGGAGACCCCCTTGAAATCAGTGAATTTTTCAAAAACAGGTGCATACCATGCGACAGCAGAGTATCCCCACCAAAGGCGGCCTGA
- a CDS encoding NTP transferase domain-containing protein, whose translation MDAIVMAGGFGQRLGMGEKPCVELLGKPLIAYVIDTLRASENIDRVFVAVSPVTPRTEIMIQERYKGEVRVIRTFGGNYVGDMIHAVETAETVGPVMIIMSDLPLINPEIIDLVIEKYKEEGKPALSVYVPINICKGAGIRPDTVFNKDGKLIVPVGINILDSSQIRKEQEDFNLILDNPKLAINVNTVQDLQHCKDLLQG comes from the coding sequence ATGGACGCTATTGTAATGGCAGGAGGATTCGGACAGAGGCTTGGAATGGGGGAAAAGCCCTGTGTTGAATTGCTTGGAAAACCACTTATAGCTTATGTGATAGATACCCTCAGGGCCTCAGAGAACATAGACAGGGTTTTTGTAGCGGTCTCACCTGTTACTCCCAGGACCGAGATTATGATTCAGGAACGCTATAAAGGCGAAGTTCGTGTAATCAGGACTTTTGGCGGAAATTATGTAGGGGATATGATTCATGCAGTAGAAACCGCAGAAACGGTTGGGCCTGTAATGATTATTATGTCAGACCTTCCCCTGATAAACCCTGAAATTATCGATTTGGTAATCGAAAAATATAAAGAAGAAGGAAAGCCGGCGCTTTCGGTATATGTCCCTATCAATATCTGCAAAGGAGCAGGAATCAGGCCGGATACGGTCTTTAACAAGGATGGGAAGCTGATAGTACCTGTCGGAATTAATATTCTGGACAGTTCTCAAATTCGAAAAGAACAGGAAGACTTTAATCTAATACTTGATAATCCCAAACTAGCAATAAACGTAAATACGGTTCAGGATTTGCAGCACTGCAAGGATTTGCTGCAGGGCTAA
- the cobS gene encoding adenosylcobinamide-GDP ribazoletransferase, which translates to MNSYFLAFKSGFGFLSTIPVGISMEGIDELMKKIYFYPIVGAVLGLLIGAVAFIGQVIFPGPVLAALLMGFIYYITGFNHLDGVTDMGDGFMAHGSHEKKIKALKDTTIGTGGVSFCILLLLTLYSSIRAVQQIGSATFGVNLPALMFASMFIAEVSAKQSMLTIAAFGKPIPPQEKQAYPGLGAMTINGATRKNFLIGFIFGAIVCFLPFGWIGLLPYLGACISALVILNRSYAHFGGLNGDGIGTANEIGRVTALIVLAVLLNFSLNGYMGGLKWTLL; encoded by the coding sequence ATGAATTCATATTTTCTTGCTTTTAAATCTGGGTTTGGATTCCTGTCAACGATCCCTGTGGGAATCAGCATGGAAGGAATCGATGAACTCATGAAGAAAATCTACTTTTATCCCATTGTGGGAGCAGTACTCGGGCTTCTCATAGGGGCAGTTGCATTCATAGGGCAGGTAATATTTCCAGGACCTGTGCTTGCAGCCCTCCTCATGGGATTCATATATTACATTACAGGCTTTAACCATCTCGATGGAGTCACGGACATGGGGGATGGTTTTATGGCCCATGGGTCACATGAGAAGAAAATTAAGGCCCTGAAAGATACGACCATAGGGACAGGAGGCGTGTCCTTCTGTATTCTCTTACTACTTACTCTGTACAGTTCGATAAGGGCAGTCCAGCAAATAGGTTCCGCTACTTTCGGAGTTAACCTTCCGGCTTTAATGTTTGCATCAATGTTTATTGCAGAGGTCAGCGCAAAGCAGTCCATGCTAACTATTGCTGCTTTTGGGAAGCCAATACCTCCTCAGGAAAAACAGGCTTATCCTGGCCTGGGAGCTATGACTATAAATGGAGCAACCAGAAAGAATTTTCTGATTGGATTCATATTCGGGGCCATCGTTTGCTTTCTGCCTTTCGGGTGGATAGGATTGCTGCCTTATCTGGGAGCCTGCATCTCGGCTCTGGTGATTCTTAACCGAAGCTATGCCCATTTTGGAGGCTTAAATGGCGATGGAATCGGTACTGCTAACGAAATTGGTAGAGTAACTGCGCTCATTGTTCTTGCAGTTCTCCTGAACTTTTCATTGAACGGATACATGGGAGGTTTAAAATGGACGCTATTGTAA
- the cobZ gene encoding alpha-ribazole phosphatase CobZ, with product MKLSDIEERDLKKGQPEKIEEKATVNILDVLAEEGISVQDLADTALEMYVPHPGLETREKADVLFKRELKYALSDPNLCLLIYSGVLLEREGRAGNLPNLSKSSYEKDLTFIIADEVLGTSIATYISGSKGAFEFVRFDKQKPGILANLGPFMDDVIGGLIGGVSSNMYSRGMAEFVEKD from the coding sequence ATGAAGTTATCCGATATTGAGGAAAGAGACCTGAAAAAAGGGCAGCCCGAGAAAATAGAAGAAAAAGCTACAGTCAACATCCTCGATGTCCTTGCTGAAGAAGGCATCAGTGTTCAGGACCTTGCTGATACGGCTCTGGAAATGTATGTCCCGCATCCAGGTTTAGAGACCCGGGAGAAAGCAGACGTTTTATTTAAAAGGGAACTCAAGTACGCACTTTCGGATCCAAACCTCTGCCTTCTAATCTATTCCGGGGTCCTGCTGGAGCGAGAAGGCAGGGCAGGAAACCTTCCGAACCTGAGTAAAAGTTCCTATGAAAAAGACCTTACTTTTATAATTGCGGATGAAGTGCTCGGCACAAGTATTGCAACATATATCAGCGGCTCCAAGGGCGCATTTGAGTTTGTTAGGTTTGACAAACAGAAACCTGGAATCCTTGCAAATCTCGGGCCTTTTATGGATGACGTGATCGGGGGCCTTATAGGAGGCGTGTCTTCCAATATGTACTCAAGAGGTATGGCAGAATTTGTAGAAAAGGACTGA
- a CDS encoding cobalamin biosynthesis protein yields MIVPDSGHLALVLLLAAVIDIVFGEPPAAVHPVVWIGKLINVLKNAAPQTHRKAYGVVMALCCVFFAALLGYSVLYITALPEIPRVLALLIEAYFLKATFAINCLLSPAKEIYGHLEANRLDKVRELLPIYVSRNTSKLTRTQMSSAVIESVSENYVDGILSPIFYYALFGEFGLVAAYAFKAISTLDSMVGYKTEPYKELGYFSAKSDDVLNWIPARISIIFILGAALIVSLLPKKLGNVSPLNSIKSAFEDGTKTPSPNSGYPMAATAGALGVKLEKPETYILGALYPPTEVKDIKRVSQLIAVASGFSLAACAAVIQLAGVYLHL; encoded by the coding sequence ATGATTGTGCCAGACAGCGGGCATCTCGCCCTGGTGCTTTTGCTTGCAGCCGTTATAGACATAGTTTTCGGAGAGCCGCCTGCTGCCGTACACCCTGTAGTATGGATAGGAAAACTAATCAATGTTTTAAAAAATGCAGCTCCTCAGACCCACAGGAAAGCCTACGGAGTTGTAATGGCTCTCTGCTGTGTTTTTTTCGCAGCTTTACTGGGTTACTCCGTGCTGTACATTACAGCCCTTCCGGAAATTCCCAGAGTGCTTGCCCTTCTTATAGAGGCTTATTTCCTGAAAGCCACCTTTGCTATTAACTGCCTGCTCAGCCCTGCAAAAGAGATTTACGGACATCTCGAAGCAAATAGGCTTGACAAAGTCAGGGAACTGCTCCCTATATATGTAAGCCGGAACACTTCAAAACTTACCAGAACCCAGATGTCCTCTGCAGTTATCGAGTCTGTGTCCGAAAACTATGTTGACGGCATCCTGAGTCCCATTTTTTATTATGCCCTTTTCGGAGAATTCGGGCTTGTGGCGGCATATGCGTTTAAAGCCATAAGTACTCTGGATTCTATGGTTGGGTACAAAACCGAACCTTACAAGGAACTTGGATATTTCTCGGCGAAATCCGATGATGTATTGAACTGGATTCCTGCTCGCATCTCAATCATATTCATTCTTGGAGCAGCCCTTATAGTGAGTCTGCTTCCGAAAAAACTGGGAAATGTTTCTCCTCTAAATAGCATAAAAAGTGCCTTTGAAGACGGAACGAAAACTCCGTCTCCTAACTCCGGCTATCCCATGGCAGCTACTGCAGGAGCACTCGGAGTCAAACTCGAAAAACCCGAGACTTATATACTTGGGGCCTTATATCCTCCAACCGAAGTAAAAGATATAAAACGGGTATCCCAATTAATAGCAGTTGCTTCAGGCTTCTCGCTTGCTGCCTGTGCGGCAGTAATTCAGTTAGCAGGAGTATACCTGCATCTGTGA